TGGCGGGAGACGTCCCGGACGAAGTCGGTGTCGGGGACGGTTCCGCCGACGAGGTAGTGCCGCCGGACCAGGAGGACATGGTCCCCGCCGAGGACCTCGCGGGCGTGTTCCAGGTCGAGGTGGAGGTCGGGGGCGTACCTTCCTCCCTTCCGCGGCTGGTCCTCGCGCCAGGTCGGGGCGTAGAGGATCACGCGCCGCCCTTCGGGGATCGCGAGCCGTTCCCGTACGGCGGCGGCGACCTTGGCCCGGTCGGAGGCGTACAGCAGGTCGTTGCGCGGGTAGCCGCACTCCAGGACCTCGCCCCCGTAGCCGAAGGCGCGGCGCAGGACGGGGGTGGAGAAGCTGTTCGGGGAGACGAGCACGCTCCACTGGGCGGACCGGCGTTCCATCGACGCCATGTACGCGGCGTCGGCGTGCGGAGTGCCCGCGAGGTCACGGCCGATGCGCTTGAGGGGGGTGCCGTGCCAGGTCTGGACGACGCACTGGCCGTCGGCACGCTCGAACCACTCGGGGAGGTGGGTGTTGGTGACGATCCAGCGGCTGCGGGCCATCGCCTGGTACCACTCGGCGCTGTGCAGCGCGACGGGCCGGACCCCGTCGGGCACGGCCGCCTGCTGGTCGCGGACGACCCACAGGTGCTCGATGTCCGTTTCCCTGGCGGCGAGTTCGCGGTGGACGGCACGGGGGGAGTCGGAGAACTGGCGGCCGTCGTAACTGGAGTAGAGGACGGTGGGGCGCGTCGCAGCCGGGGCGACGGCGCGGACCGCGGCATACCGCTCGCGCCGGACGCGCTGCCCGTACGGCCCCCGGTCGACGGCCGGGAGGGCGCTGCCGGACTCCAGGACGAGCCGGTCGTGGTGGCGCCGCTGGAGGGTGAAGTCCCGCCCTCCCTCGTGCCGTTGCCGGGGCAGGGTGCTGTGCAGGGGGGTGCCGAGCCGGAGCGGCCGGTACGCCTGCGGGTCCCGCTCCCCCGGCGTGCGCAGGAAGAGGTACCAGCGCCCCTCGGCGAGCGGCAGCGCTCCGCCGGGCCCTTCGACGGCGGCGGGCGCGATCACGGCCCGGAAGCCGCCGCCCTCTCCCCGCTCCACCTCGACGACGGCCTCCTCCTGGTGGCCGCTGTGGCGCAGGACGAGTTCGTGGGCGGCGTCCGTGGGCTCGGGGAAGCCCCCTTCGAGGACCAGCTCGCCCGTCCCCTCCCAGACGGCGGAGGTGACGACGGGCTGGACGGCCCGTTCGGTGAGGACGAGGTCGCCCGAGGGGTTGGGGGCCGCATATACCTCGCGGCCCCCGGGCAGTGCGTAACGCCCGTCCTGGCCGTCGGATCGGGCGGCGACAGTCAACGGACCTCCCTCACCGACGAGTTGGACGCCCCAGATGTCGTCCTCCCCCCGGAACGCGCTGAGCGGGATGTCCGCCGCCCGGGATCCGAGCGAGCCGCGCAGGGCGAACTCCCGGGTCTCCTTGGTGCGCCACTCGGTGAGCCGGAGGGCGACCGGCCCGGAGTCGCCGAGGACCTTCACCTCCAGGCGGACGGCGTCCTCGACCGCCGACTGCCGGGTCAGGACGGCGGTGACGCGTTCGGTGCGCAGCTCCAGCTTGTTGCCGGCCAGGACGGGGACGATACGGGTCCGTTCGTCGGTGTACGTCACGGCGGGCGGGGCCGGGGTGCCGACGAGCCGCATCGGGCCCCGGCGGGGCCGCCCCGCGCCGACGACGACGGCCTCCGCTTTCCAGGTCGTACGGTTGCCGCCCGCTTTCCCGGCGAGCCTGCGCGGGTCGACGGTGGCGGTGAACCCGGCACGGTCGTACCGGTGCAGGGAGCGGCCGGACCGGGCGGTGGCCTCGTCGCCGCCGACGGGGCGCAGCCGCAACGGGATGAGCCGCTTCCCGGACCGGAGCCAGCCGAGGCGCGGGGCTCCGCCGGGGGCGTTGCGCACATAGGCGTACCCGGTCAGATGCAGCAGCCCGTCCCGCCAGACGGCCTCGGTGAGGTGGGCGTGGACGGGCAGGTCGGCGGCGGTCAGCGCGGTCGCGGCGGGGGGCAGCGGGTCGCGGACGGCGGGGTGGTGAGCGCGGGGGCGGAGCAGTCCGCGGACGTGGAAGGTGTCCCGGTCCTTCTTCTCGTCGGCGAGGAGGGCGAGGAGTTCGGGGAGCCGGCGTTCGCGGATGAGCTGCCACTTGACCCGCAGATGCAGGGGCAGGGACGCGAAGACGTCGGGTTCGACGGTGGAGGCGAAGGCGCCGGCGTGCTCCAGGAAGGCTTCGTGGAACTCCGCGTCGCCGTCCGGCAGAGCCTCGATGAACAGCCACAGGTCGCCGGAGAGCGCATGGGCGTCGTAGCGGCGCTTGGCCTCGGCGGCGTCCGGTGTGGCACCCCGCTCGGCGAGGAAGCCGCTGACGGTGGTGACGGCGGTGACCCGGTCGCGGATGCCCCGGGGGACGGCCCGCCGGGTGGTGATCGAGCCGTCGCGGTCGCGCCAGTGGTAGACGGGTTCCTCGACGACGTCGACCGAGCGGGCCAGGAAGTGGGCGGGGAGGACGACGGCGATGTCCTCGTACAGCACGCCGGTCGGGAAGGCGAAGGCGTGCTCGTCCCAGAAGGTGCGGCGGAAGACCTTGTTGCAGGCGATGCGGTCGCCGAGCAGGATCCAGTCGCGGGTGACATGGGTGGCGGGGCGGGCCTTCTCCATCGGCTTGCGGAACATCGGGGACTGTTCGAGATCCCCGTCGGCCCGCAGCCGCAGGACGTTGCCGGTGGCGAAGTCGGAGCCGGAACGGTCGAGTTCGGCCAGCATTCGGGCGTACGCGCCGGGCGGGACGACGTCGTCGCTGTCGACGAACGTCAGGAACTCCGCGTCGGGATGGGCTTCACGGACTCCGGCGTTGCGGGCCGCGCCGAGCCCGGCGTTCTCCTGTCGGAACAGCCGGAAGCGCGGATCCCGTTCGGTGAACTCCTGGGCCAGCGACGGGCCGTTGTCCGTGGAGCCGTCGTCGACGAGGACGACCTCCAGGTCCGGCATGGTCTGCTCGGCGAGCGAGGACAGGCAGGCACCGAGGTACTCCTCGACGTTGTAGAGGGGGACGACGACGGTGAGTCGGGGTGCCATCGCAACGCACGATCCTTCCGGGGACTTGGGCTTCGGGGGCGCGGGGAGGGCCCGCCGGGGGCCATGGGGTACAACCCGCGCCGTGGTCACCGGTCACCCGAGGGGGTCCGTTCGGGTGACGGGAGGGGCGGAGTCGGGCGCCCGGGGGCGCACCGGTGACGCGTTCGAGCCCCGTACCGGGGAGGGCACGGGGCTCGGGGCTCGGCAAGGCCGCGAAGGACGCGGGTCAGGGCTTGACGGCGATCCGGCCCTCGTCCATGCGGAGCAGGAGGAGCCGCTCACCGGTCTTCTCCAGGAACTCGTCCACCGCCTGCCGCGATCCCTGCCAGTAGCCGTAGTCGTCGATCAGGAGGACCCCGCCCGGGACCAACCGGTCGTAGAGGTGCTCCAGTTCATGCTTCGTGGAGGCGTACCAGTCGGTGTCCAGGCGCAGGATCGAGATCTGCTCGGGGGCCTGCCCGGGGACGGTGTCCTCGACCCGGCCCCGCACGTAGTGCACGCGCTCCTTCGGGTACGGGACGTGCTCGAAGCCCGCCTTGACGTCCTCCAGGGACGCGACCGCCCAGATCGGCCGGTCCTTGCCCTGGGCGTCCAGGAGTTCCTGGGCCGGCCGGCCGTCGCGCCGCAGGTCCTCGGCGGTGGGCGGGGTCATCCCCTCGTACGTGTCGAAGAGGTACAGGTCGCGCTCCATCTCCCCGACGGACAGCAGGGTCCGGGCGCACGCCTGCATCGAACCGCCGCGCCAGACACCGCACTCGACGATGTCGCCGGGGATGTTGTGCCGGGCGATGTAACGGGTGGCGAGGATGAAGGCGTTGAGCCGCTCCGGCGAGGTCATCGAGTACGGCTTGACCGCGCGGATGATGTCCTTCGCCTCGTCGTCGTAGTCCGCCGGGAACGCGAGGGCGGGCTTCTTCGCCGTGGGC
This sequence is a window from Streptomyces parvus. Protein-coding genes within it:
- a CDS encoding CDP-glycerol glycerophosphotransferase family protein, with protein sequence MAPRLTVVVPLYNVEEYLGACLSSLAEQTMPDLEVVLVDDGSTDNGPSLAQEFTERDPRFRLFRQENAGLGAARNAGVREAHPDAEFLTFVDSDDVVPPGAYARMLAELDRSGSDFATGNVLRLRADGDLEQSPMFRKPMEKARPATHVTRDWILLGDRIACNKVFRRTFWDEHAFAFPTGVLYEDIAVVLPAHFLARSVDVVEEPVYHWRDRDGSITTRRAVPRGIRDRVTAVTTVSGFLAERGATPDAAEAKRRYDAHALSGDLWLFIEALPDGDAEFHEAFLEHAGAFASTVEPDVFASLPLHLRVKWQLIRERRLPELLALLADEKKDRDTFHVRGLLRPRAHHPAVRDPLPPAATALTAADLPVHAHLTEAVWRDGLLHLTGYAYVRNAPGGAPRLGWLRSGKRLIPLRLRPVGGDEATARSGRSLHRYDRAGFTATVDPRRLAGKAGGNRTTWKAEAVVVGAGRPRRGPMRLVGTPAPPAVTYTDERTRIVPVLAGNKLELRTERVTAVLTRQSAVEDAVRLEVKVLGDSGPVALRLTEWRTKETREFALRGSLGSRAADIPLSAFRGEDDIWGVQLVGEGGPLTVAARSDGQDGRYALPGGREVYAAPNPSGDLVLTERAVQPVVTSAVWEGTGELVLEGGFPEPTDAAHELVLRHSGHQEEAVVEVERGEGGGFRAVIAPAAVEGPGGALPLAEGRWYLFLRTPGERDPQAYRPLRLGTPLHSTLPRQRHEGGRDFTLQRRHHDRLVLESGSALPAVDRGPYGQRVRRERYAAVRAVAPAATRPTVLYSSYDGRQFSDSPRAVHRELAARETDIEHLWVVRDQQAAVPDGVRPVALHSAEWYQAMARSRWIVTNTHLPEWFERADGQCVVQTWHGTPLKRIGRDLAGTPHADAAYMASMERRSAQWSVLVSPNSFSTPVLRRAFGYGGEVLECGYPRNDLLYASDRAKVAAAVRERLAIPEGRRVILYAPTWREDQPRKGGRYAPDLHLDLEHAREVLGGDHVLLVRRHYLVGGTVPDTDFVRDVSRHPDVGELLLIGDVLVTDYSSVMFDFAQTGRPMLFHTYDLAHYRDTLRGFCFDFEHRAPGPLIPDSAGVVAALRDPEAATAGHREAYEQFREAFCDLDDGTAAARVVDRMLKGEQA
- a CDS encoding TylF/MycF/NovP-related O-methyltransferase; translated protein: MSRKPRVLSRGMAWRNAVNGVLQQLTGYQLRRVTVPAARTSPAGPAPAPAAPVPAPKPTAKKPALAFPADYDDEAKDIIRAVKPYSMTSPERLNAFILATRYIARHNIPGDIVECGVWRGGSMQACARTLLSVGEMERDLYLFDTYEGMTPPTAEDLRRDGRPAQELLDAQGKDRPIWAVASLEDVKAGFEHVPYPKERVHYVRGRVEDTVPGQAPEQISILRLDTDWYASTKHELEHLYDRLVPGGVLLIDDYGYWQGSRQAVDEFLEKTGERLLLLRMDEGRIAVKP